The region GACCACCGGACATGGGAATGACGGTGCAGCCCAGACGCTCGGCGCCGTAATGCGCGCCCAGGCCGCCGGTGAACAGGCCGTAACCGTAGGCGATGTGAATGATGTCGCCAGCTCGGCCGCCAGCGGCGCGGATGGAGCGCGCCACCAGGCCGGCCCAGGTGTCGATGTCCTTGGCGGTATAGCCCACCACGGTCGGCTTGCCGGTGGTGCCCGAGGAGGCGTGAATGCGCGCGACCTGGTTCTGCGGCACGGCGAACAGGCCGAAGGGGTAGTTGTCGCGCAGATCGTGCTTGGTGGTGAAGGGGAAGCGGCTCAGGTCCGCCAGCGTCTTGAGGTCGCTGGGGTGCACGCCGGCCGCATCAAAAGCAGCCTTGTAATGCGGCACATTGTCGTAAGCATGGGCCAAGCTCCAGCGCAGGCGCTGCAGTTGCAGGGCTTGCAACTCGTCGCGGCTGGCGGTTTCGATCGGGTCCAACTCGCCCGGGGCGGGAATTCTTGCGCTCATATCAAAAGCTCGTCCTGAGTCAGTCAGTCAGCGGAAGCGGCGGCATCCGTGGGCATGGGCAAGAGCACCACGGGCTTGCCCTTGATGCGGTAAGACTTGCCACGGAACACCGCGATCAGCTCGTCGTTCTGGTTGGTGATGGTGATGTCGTAAACGCCGGTGCGACCGGCCAGCGACACCTCGTGGGCCACGGCTTTGAGCCGGTCGCCCAGACGAGCCGGTGCCACGATGTCGATGGCAAAGCCCGAGGCCACCGTCAACTCGTTGTAGGAGTTGCAGGCGAAGGCAAAGGCCGAGTCGGCCAATGTGGTGATGAAGCCGCCATGGCAGATGTCAAAGCCATTGAGCATGGACTCTTTGATCGTCATGACCAGGGTGGCGGCGCCGGGGGCGATGGCCAGAATCTCCATGCCCAAACCCTTGGACGCGCGGTCGTTGGCAAACATGCCATCCCGCACCGCTTCGGCGATTTCTTGTGCATTCATGGTGTCAGCGATCCTTGAACACGGGCTTGCGCTTTAGCAAGAAGGCATTGACGCCTTCTTGATAGTCGTCGCCAAAGCCAAGCTGGCTTTGCGTCAGCCCCTCTTGCTTGAGCGCTTCGTCAAAGTCCAGCAAACCGGCCTGGTCAAACAAGCGGCGGGTCTGCGCCATCGCGCGCACCGGGCTTTGGCTCAGGCGCTGCGCCAGGGCTTGGGCGGTGGCGGCCAAGTCTTCGTCGGCCACCACTTGGTAGATCAGGCCCATGGCTTGCGCCTCGGCTGCCGGCAGCTTCTCGCCCAGCAAGGCCAACTGCAGCGCGCGCGCGCGGCCCACCAAGCGCGGCAGCAGCCAAGTGCCTCCGCAGTCGGGAATCAGACCGATCTTGGCAAAGGCTTGAATAAAGCTGGCCGACTGGCCGGCCAAGACCAGATCACAGCCCAAAGCCAAATTAGCGCCCGCCCCAGCAGCCACCCCATTGACGGCCGCAATCACCGGCACCGGCATGCTGCGCACGCGCAGCGCCAGGGGCACGTAAAAGCCGTCCAGCAACTGGCCGATGTCCTTGGGCGCGTCGGCCGGGTCATCGCTGGGCTTGACGTAGGGGTCAGACAAATCCTGGCCGGCGCAGAAGGCGCGGCCCGCGCCGGTGATCACCACACAGCGCACCGAGGCATCCTCGGCCGCGGCATCCAGCGCCTCGCGCAGCTGAGCCAGCAAGACCGAGGTGAAGGCATTGAGCGCCTGCGGACGGTTCAGCGTGAGCGTCAACACGGCGCCGTCCTGGCTGCTCAAATACTGCGGTTCTAGCTGCATGCGTGGCCCTGAATTGCGGCACAGTGGCTGGGCCTACCTCGGGCCCCGGCACTGCAATTTGACAAAAGTCGACCAAACAAACATTCTTGACCGACCGGTCGGTAGATCGTAGGCTGTGCATTGATTTAACGCAAGCGCAGCAAGGCAGTACTAACCCTAGACCGCCCAGCCCGCTCGCGCCAAAAGCCCTTTCGCCCACTCAGCTGCTTCAAACCCGAGAGCTCAAACACCATGCCCAGCTATGCCATCGACGGCGTCATCCCCGTCGTTCACCCCAGTGCCTACGTTCACCCCAGCGCAGTTTTGATTGGCGACGTGCATATCGGCCCGGGCTGCTATATCGGCCCCTGCGCCAGCCTGCGCGCCGACTTCGGCCGCATCGTGTTGGAAGCGGGCGTGAATGTGCAAGACAGCTGTGTGGTCCACGGCTTCCCCGATTCCGTCACCCTGGTGGAGACCAATGGCCATATCGGCCACGGCGCCGTGCTGCATGGCTGCACCGTGCGGCATGACGCGCTGGTGGGCATGAACGCGGTGGTGATGGACGAGGCCGAGGTCGGCGCCTACAGCATCGTCGCGGCCTGCGCTTTTGTGCGCGCCGGCCTCAAGCTGCCCGAAAAATCACTGATCGCCGGCTTGCCCGCCAAGGTCATGCGCGCCTTGAGCGAGGACGAGATCAAATGGAAATTGCATGGCACCCAGACCTATCAAGACCTGACCCTGCGTTGCCACGCCGCGCTGGTGGAGGTGCAGCCGCTGACAGCTGAAGAGGAGAACCGGCCGCAACTGAAGGTGGCGGGGCCAAAGACCTTGATTGCGAACAAGCGGGCTTGAGCGAGGCAGGGACAGCGTCGAGGCATCGGGCGTCCGCATTGGCGGCACCTGATGTGCGCCGCCTGCCTGCATCAAGCCGCCCTCAAACCCCGAGCACGCAGTGCGGCAGAACGATGTCCACAACCAAGCCGCTGCCGGGTGCACCGCCCAGGCTGAGCTGGCCGCCAATCTTTTGCACCATCATGAACACTAGGTGCAGACCAAGCCCCGTGCCGCCCTGCCCCCGTTTGGTGGTGTAAAAAGGTTCCAGCATGTGAGCGCGGACATCAGGTGCCACGCCTGCACCATCGTCGCGCACCTGCAAATGGAGATCCTCACCCACCGCATTGGCCTTGATGGTCACGGTCAGTGTTCGCCCTTCAACGCAGCCATGTTTCAGGGCATTCATCAGCAAATTCGACACCATCTGCCCCAAGCTGCCCTTGGGCAAGCGCACGCGAAGACCCGCGGGAACCTCCAGGCAATGATGGGCGCCGCGCTGATCGAATTCGGCCCAATGGGCGGCCAGCAGCTGCGCCAGCTCTTGTGACAGCAGCAGCTCCACCGGGGCCGCGGTCGCTTGCGCGTTGGTCAGGGTCTGAAAGCTCGCCAGCAGATCAGCGGCGCGTTCAAGATTGCGCAGCACCAGGTCACCCGCTCTTTCGATCCGCAAACTCAGCTCTTGCAGATGGCTGCGCGACACTTTTTCCGCCCGCACCGCCTCAATCAGTTCGCGGGCATAAGTCTTCAGGCCCGATGAAGAGGTGATGGCCACGCCCACCGGCGTGTTCACCTCATGCGCCATGCCTGCCAACATGCCGCCCAAGGCGGCCAACTTCTCGCGTTCGTGCAGCAGGGTCTGCGCTTCTGCCAGCGCTTGGGTGCGGGTCGCGACCAGAGCCTCCAACTCCACCTCGCGCCGCCGGTGCTGCAACTCGGCCGCGCAACGTGCTGCAAAGATGGACAGCAAGGACAAGGCCAGCAAGCGCGTATCCTCCGCCATCGGCCGCACATCCAGTGCCACAAGGATGCCTAAAGTCTTCCCATCGCTGCCGACCATAGGCATGCCGATATAGCTCTGCGCCCCCATCTCGACCAAGAGCAGATCTTCCGGATAGGCCTGCTGCACATCACAGGGCAAGAAGCACATGCTCTGGTCGGTCACATTGCGGCAAGGGGTGCAAGCCAGGCTGTAGCTGATATTGGGCATGTAGTCGCTGCCGCCCCAGACCGCCAGGGTCTGTATGCCCTCGCCGTCATCCAGCTGGCACAGCTCGCCGGCAATCACATAGTGGACCTGCATGGCCTGGGCCAGATCCTTCACCAGCACCCGGAAAAACTCCTCTCCTTGCGCCTTGGAGGTGGACAGGGTGATTGAGCGCAGCGCGGCCTCGGCCAGTTGCTTGGCCTGCAACTCGTCGAAAAGCGCAGCGCCAGCGGCGCCCGAGGTACTCGGGGCACTCGTGGAATTCGTGGAACTCGGCAAGCTCATTGCGACTCCCCCAACCAGCACATTCAGCTCAGGGCCAGGCATGCGTCCCGGATGTCGCGGTAATTACGCAGGGCCAGCAGGCAGGTGCGATTAAGTTGTGCGTCAGTGAGTGCCGTCTTGAGGCAATAGCCGTTCACTTCATAACGCCTGAGCACATCGTCCTCGTTCAGCAAGCCGGGCTGGCCGGTGCGAATGATGATGCGCGTGCGGCGGTTGTTGAGCTGGCCGCGGATGCGATCCACCAGCAGCAAGCCCGCCATCTCAGATTCCATCACCACATCGAGCAGCAGCATGGCAACGTCAGCGTGCTCGGACAAGACGCGCTCCGCCTCGGCGGCCGAGCTGGCATGCAAGAGCACGACAGGCCGCTCGTCGAAGCGGCGGCAGGCCAGCACCAGATTCGTGACCTCATGGATGCCAGGGTCGTCATCCACGACCAAGATCTTCCAAGGCGCCACATCGAGCGCCAGGCCTTGCTCTTCAAGGTCGTCACACAGGAGCAGATCATCATCCACGTAAGGCCCTTCCAGTCATGGCGCTTTGACTACAAGCTGTGTCGGGATATTACTGCGGTTTACCCATGCGCCCCAGCAGTGCACGAGCATGCCCATCGAGGTAAAAAGCACCGACATTGGCAACCGCCGCGCAGGCGCAAACAGCGCTCGCTCAGAGCGCGCTCGCCAGCGGGCACAATCACCCCCATGACTACTCGCGTCGTCTTCCCCATTGCCGACCAGCGCCAGCTCAACGCGCTGCCTACCGTCCTCGACACGCCCGCCATGCCCTGGGCCGGCGGGGCCGTGCTGGATGCCTTGGGCCGCCCCTTGCGGGACCTGCGCATCTCGGTCACCGACCGCTGCAACTTCCGCTGCAGCTATTGCATGCCCAAGGATGTGTTCGACAAGAACCATGTCTTCTTGCCCCATGCCGACTTGCTGAGCTTCGAAGAGATCACCCGACTGGCCCGAGTGTTCGCGCAGCTGGGGGTGCAAAAGCTGCGCCTCACCGGCGGCGAGCCGCTTCTGCGCCGCCATATCGAGAACCTGATCGAGATGCTGGCCACGATTCGCACGCCCGAAGGCCAGCCGCTGGACCTGACCCTGACCACCAACGGCTCGCTGCTGAAGAAAAAAGCCCAAAGCCTCAAGGACGCCGGCTTGCAGCGCATCACGGTGAGCCTGGACGGCCTGGATGACGCCCAGTTTCAGCGCATGAATGATGTGGGCTTCCCGGTGGCGGAAGTGCTGGAGGGCATTGCCGCCGCGCAGGCCGTGGGTCTGGCGCCGATCAAGGTCAATATGGTGGTCAAGCGCGGCAGCAATGACGACCAGATCCTGCCCATGGCGCGGCATTTCCGGGGCTCGGGCATCACCCTGCGTTTCATCGAGTACATGGACGTGGGCAGCAGCAATGGCTGGCAGATGGACGAGGTCTTGCCATCCGCCCAGGTGCTGGCGCGGCTGCAAGAAGAATTCGAGCTAAACCCGCTGGACCCCAGCAGCAGCGGCGAAACCGCCGAACGCTGGGCCTATGCCGATGGCGCGGGTGAGATCGGCCTGATCTCCAGCGTCACCCAAGCCTTTTGCGGCGACTGCAACCGCGCCCGCCTATCCACCGAAGGCAAGCTCTACAACTGTTTGTTCGCCCACCGCGGGGCCGATTTGCGCGGCCTGCTGCGGGGCGGCAGCGCGAGCAGCGATGAACTCTTGGGCGGCGCCATCGCCCAGCTCTGGTCAGCCCGCAGCGACCGCTACTCGCAGCTGCGCGCCAGCGGCCAGGCACAGGCCAGCGCCCAGGCCGGCGAGCGCCGTGTCGAGATGCACTACATCGGCGGCTGAGCAGGCGCGATGACGGAGCGAATCGAGCGATCACAAATCACCGGCCTGCTCCTGGCCGGCGGCCGCGGCAGCCGCATGGGCGGTGTCGACAAGGGCTTGCAGCTGCTGCGCGGCCAGGCCCTGTTCGAACATGTTTTGGCCCGGTTGGCCCCGCAGGTGGGCCCGGTGTTGATCAATGCCAACCGCAATCAGGCGCGCTATGCGGCCAGCGCTTACGCGGTGGTCAGCGATGCCGACGACAGCTTCGCCGGCCCGCTGGCTGGCTTGCTGGCCGGCCTGCAAGCCGCAAAGACCGAATGGCTGCTGAGCGCGCCCTGCGACACCCCCGCCCTGCCCCTGGACCTGGCCGCGCGGCTGGCGGCTGCGCTGCAGCAATCGCCCGGCGCCGAGCTGGCGGTACCACTGAGCGCCAACCCGCAAGAAGGCATTGCCAGCGCCAGCCAGATCCAGCCGGTGTTCTGCCTCTTGCGGGTCAGCCTGAAAGACAGCCTGGCCGACTACATCGCCGGTGGCGGCCGCAAGATCGACACCTGGCTGCGAGCACAGCCGCATTGCTTGGTGCCCTTCGAGCAGCCTGGCGATGCCCAGGCTTTCTTCAATGCCAATAGCCTGGCTGAGCTGCAGGCGCTGGAAGAGCCGGGGGCGCTGGACGCAAGGTCCGGCCAAGCCGCAGGAGCGCACAAGTGAACGCCACCAGCCCCATGCCCGCCGCACCCGACTGCCAATTGCGCCCCATGCATGCGGCCGATCTGCCGGCCTACAAGGCCTTGCGTGACGGCATGCTGGCCCGCCACCCGGAAGCCTTCACCTCAGACGCGGCCACCGAAATCAGCCGCGATGCCGAAAGCTACCGCAGCCGCCTGAGCGGTGGCGGAGGCGGTGTCTGCTTGTTCACCCTGCTGGCTTGGCATGAGGGGCATTTGGTGGGCGCCATCACCTGCGAACATGAGGCCCGCGTCAAGGTGCGACATGTGGTGCACATCGTCGGCATGATGGTGCGCGACGATTTGCGTGGCCGGGGCATCGGCCAGCAGCTGCTGCAACGCAGCTTGAATCTGCTG is a window of Paucibacter sp. KCTC 42545 DNA encoding:
- a CDS encoding GNAT family N-acetyltransferase; this encodes MNATSPMPAAPDCQLRPMHAADLPAYKALRDGMLARHPEAFTSDAATEISRDAESYRSRLSGGGGGVCLFTLLAWHEGHLVGAITCEHEARVKVRHVVHIVGMMVRDDLRGRGIGQQLLQRSLNLLRGEPVLELVTLSVTASNTGAVKLYERCGFTRYGRLPGAIKLPDGRVLDKDLMCLRLR
- a CDS encoding sensor histidine kinase — protein: MSLPSSTNSTSAPSTSGAAGAALFDELQAKQLAEAALRSITLSTSKAQGEEFFRVLVKDLAQAMQVHYVIAGELCQLDDGEGIQTLAVWGGSDYMPNISYSLACTPCRNVTDQSMCFLPCDVQQAYPEDLLLVEMGAQSYIGMPMVGSDGKTLGILVALDVRPMAEDTRLLALSLLSIFAARCAAELQHRRREVELEALVATRTQALAEAQTLLHEREKLAALGGMLAGMAHEVNTPVGVAITSSSGLKTYARELIEAVRAEKVSRSHLQELSLRIERAGDLVLRNLERAADLLASFQTLTNAQATAAPVELLLSQELAQLLAAHWAEFDQRGAHHCLEVPAGLRVRLPKGSLGQMVSNLLMNALKHGCVEGRTLTVTIKANAVGEDLHLQVRDDGAGVAPDVRAHMLEPFYTTKRGQGGTGLGLHLVFMMVQKIGGQLSLGGAPGSGLVVDIVLPHCVLGV
- a CDS encoding response regulator, producing MDDDLLLCDDLEEQGLALDVAPWKILVVDDDPGIHEVTNLVLACRRFDERPVVLLHASSAAEAERVLSEHADVAMLLLDVVMESEMAGLLLVDRIRGQLNNRRTRIIIRTGQPGLLNEDDVLRRYEVNGYCLKTALTDAQLNRTCLLALRNYRDIRDACLALS
- the moaA gene encoding GTP 3',8-cyclase MoaA; its protein translation is MTTRVVFPIADQRQLNALPTVLDTPAMPWAGGAVLDALGRPLRDLRISVTDRCNFRCSYCMPKDVFDKNHVFLPHADLLSFEEITRLARVFAQLGVQKLRLTGGEPLLRRHIENLIEMLATIRTPEGQPLDLTLTTNGSLLKKKAQSLKDAGLQRITVSLDGLDDAQFQRMNDVGFPVAEVLEGIAAAQAVGLAPIKVNMVVKRGSNDDQILPMARHFRGSGITLRFIEYMDVGSSNGWQMDEVLPSAQVLARLQEEFELNPLDPSSSGETAERWAYADGAGEIGLISSVTQAFCGDCNRARLSTEGKLYNCLFAHRGADLRGLLRGGSASSDELLGGAIAQLWSARSDRYSQLRASGQAQASAQAGERRVEMHYIGG
- the paaI gene encoding hydroxyphenylacetyl-CoA thioesterase PaaI — translated: MNAQEIAEAVRDGMFANDRASKGLGMEILAIAPGAATLVMTIKESMLNGFDICHGGFITTLADSAFAFACNSYNELTVASGFAIDIVAPARLGDRLKAVAHEVSLAGRTGVYDITITNQNDELIAVFRGKSYRIKGKPVVLLPMPTDAAASAD
- a CDS encoding phenylacetic acid degradation protein PaaY, with the protein product MPSYAIDGVIPVVHPSAYVHPSAVLIGDVHIGPGCYIGPCASLRADFGRIVLEAGVNVQDSCVVHGFPDSVTLVETNGHIGHGAVLHGCTVRHDALVGMNAVVMDEAEVGAYSIVAACAFVRAGLKLPEKSLIAGLPAKVMRALSEDEIKWKLHGTQTYQDLTLRCHAALVEVQPLTAEEENRPQLKVAGPKTLIANKRA
- a CDS encoding enoyl-CoA hydratase-related protein; protein product: MQLEPQYLSSQDGAVLTLTLNRPQALNAFTSVLLAQLREALDAAAEDASVRCVVITGAGRAFCAGQDLSDPYVKPSDDPADAPKDIGQLLDGFYVPLALRVRSMPVPVIAAVNGVAAGAGANLALGCDLVLAGQSASFIQAFAKIGLIPDCGGTWLLPRLVGRARALQLALLGEKLPAAEAQAMGLIYQVVADEDLAATAQALAQRLSQSPVRAMAQTRRLFDQAGLLDFDEALKQEGLTQSQLGFGDDYQEGVNAFLLKRKPVFKDR
- the mobA gene encoding molybdenum cofactor guanylyltransferase MobA, with protein sequence MTERIERSQITGLLLAGGRGSRMGGVDKGLQLLRGQALFEHVLARLAPQVGPVLINANRNQARYAASAYAVVSDADDSFAGPLAGLLAGLQAAKTEWLLSAPCDTPALPLDLAARLAAALQQSPGAELAVPLSANPQEGIASASQIQPVFCLLRVSLKDSLADYIAGGGRKIDTWLRAQPHCLVPFEQPGDAQAFFNANSLAELQALEEPGALDARSGQAAGAHK